A stretch of Gemmatimonas aurantiaca T-27 DNA encodes these proteins:
- a CDS encoding TonB-dependent receptor — MKALRAQVAGEVRGRVTEEGTGRPVADARIELEGVSTSARTNADGTYLVRSLEPRVYVVRVRALGFIERALDASVQNARVTQLDVTLRPMAPVLERMVVEAQRDSVAPNATTFTRATIEASGQRDLGDLLQTTPGVVVTRSGGPGQPARVSIRGSSSNQVLILLDGVPLNSAISGSADLSAIPLENIERVTVLTGAQSARYGPRAMAGVIEIVTRRSRHERSALVRGGALGEWGVAGTLGTSVPRASGTRSVSLGVDHRSVRGDFSYPVPAVRGGGRADRLNADAATTQVVGSAGLDIGQQQYTVRGTYGNTDRGMAGTIIQPSQSGRQQFSRLSGGLTAQWSPSRWVIASAADVTRERGTYNDPTPPFGQPFADTVTANGLTVTSSATAAWPLMTTSAGIDIRHLELASNNLAANAPSGQTLAGAWFNARAERALGRASRPTRLLSDFALRLDHSSLLTDMAVSPRVMVRAERGVAALSVSYGAGFAPPTIADQFFHEGVQVRANPSLRPERTKHDMEARVSLREVSVGPLRWVAEAAAFRADVDGMILWFPDFRFIWSPNNYDVRRRGWETRSALRIPAAHLEFQGTLDHTDVTYAGGVLTGQIVYRPQVTASLQSSITAGAARADVITRHVGTRRVAPGSTLNALAPYRMTDVRLSTSTTRSGWTFSPMLTVENLFNRDAAMLVDYPFPTRLWSVSLRVRRVSSPTH; from the coding sequence GTGAAGGCACTGCGTGCCCAGGTGGCTGGTGAAGTCCGTGGGCGAGTCACCGAAGAAGGCACCGGACGCCCGGTGGCCGATGCGCGCATCGAACTGGAAGGCGTGAGCACCAGCGCCCGTACCAATGCCGACGGCACCTACCTCGTGCGCAGTCTCGAGCCACGGGTGTATGTGGTCCGTGTGCGTGCCCTGGGTTTCATCGAACGCGCGCTCGATGCGAGTGTGCAGAACGCACGCGTCACGCAGCTCGATGTCACACTGCGCCCCATGGCACCCGTGTTGGAGCGCATGGTAGTCGAAGCGCAACGCGATTCCGTCGCGCCAAATGCCACGACGTTCACACGGGCCACGATAGAAGCATCCGGTCAGCGCGACCTTGGCGACCTGCTGCAGACCACACCGGGTGTGGTGGTCACACGATCTGGTGGACCGGGTCAGCCGGCACGGGTGTCCATACGCGGCTCCTCGTCGAACCAGGTGCTCATCCTGCTCGATGGCGTGCCGCTCAATTCGGCCATCTCCGGCTCGGCCGACCTCTCGGCCATTCCGCTCGAGAACATCGAACGCGTCACCGTGCTCACGGGCGCACAGTCGGCCCGCTATGGTCCGCGCGCCATGGCGGGCGTGATCGAAATCGTCACCCGTCGTTCGCGACATGAACGTTCAGCGCTTGTGCGCGGTGGCGCGCTCGGCGAATGGGGTGTGGCTGGTACCTTGGGTACGTCTGTACCGCGAGCCAGCGGTACGCGGTCCGTGTCGCTGGGCGTGGATCATCGCTCGGTGCGTGGTGATTTCTCGTATCCCGTACCGGCCGTGCGCGGCGGCGGCCGTGCCGATCGGCTCAATGCCGATGCCGCCACCACCCAGGTGGTGGGCAGCGCTGGTCTGGATATCGGGCAGCAGCAGTACACCGTGCGCGGCACGTACGGCAACACCGATCGCGGCATGGCCGGCACGATCATCCAGCCCTCCCAGTCGGGGCGTCAACAATTTTCGCGCCTGAGTGGCGGACTCACCGCACAGTGGAGCCCCTCACGGTGGGTGATCGCGTCGGCTGCCGATGTGACCCGTGAGCGTGGCACATACAACGATCCGACGCCGCCATTTGGGCAGCCGTTTGCCGACACGGTCACGGCCAATGGCCTGACGGTCACGTCGTCCGCGACTGCGGCATGGCCTCTCATGACCACATCGGCCGGCATCGACATACGGCATCTCGAGTTGGCCAGCAACAACCTCGCGGCCAATGCGCCGAGTGGACAAACACTGGCCGGTGCCTGGTTCAATGCGCGTGCCGAGCGTGCACTCGGACGGGCATCACGACCCACGCGACTACTGTCCGACTTTGCGTTGCGGTTGGATCACAGTTCGCTGCTCACCGATATGGCCGTATCGCCGCGCGTGATGGTGCGCGCGGAACGTGGTGTCGCAGCGCTCAGTGTGTCGTACGGGGCTGGCTTTGCGCCGCCCACTATCGCCGATCAGTTCTTCCATGAAGGTGTGCAGGTGCGCGCCAATCCGTCGTTGCGTCCTGAGCGCACGAAACATGACATGGAAGCGCGTGTGAGCCTCCGGGAAGTGTCGGTAGGTCCACTGCGATGGGTTGCCGAAGCGGCGGCGTTTCGCGCCGACGTCGATGGCATGATCCTGTGGTTCCCCGATTTCCGATTCATCTGGAGCCCGAACAACTACGATGTGCGCCGCCGTGGCTGGGAGACCCGCAGTGCGCTGCGTATTCCCGCGGCCCACCTCGAATTTCAGGGCACACTCGATCACACCGATGTGACGTACGCCGGTGGTGTGCTCACCGGTCAGATCGTGTATCGCCCGCAGGTCACGGCCTCCCTGCAGTCGTCGATCACCGCCGGTGCAGCACGTGCCGACGTGATCACACGCCATGTCGGCACCCGCCGTGTGGCACCGGGCTCCACGCTCAATGCGCTCGCGCCCTACCGCATGACCGATGTGCGGCTTTCCACCTCGACGACCCGGAGCGGCTGGACGTTCTCGCCCATGCTGACCGTCGAGAATCTCTTCAATCGCGACGCCGCGATGCTGGTGGACTACCCCTTCCCCACGCGCTTGTGGAGCGTCTCGCTCCGCGTGCGTCGTGTTTCTTCTCCCACGCACTGA
- a CDS encoding ABC transporter ATP-binding protein, whose protein sequence is MRAASAPEWVLTDVHFRHHGATQPTLRDITLTIDSGLLTVIIGPNGAGKSTLMQLLLGVERPGQGQVRFRGEEMRAWPRQRLAREIGVVPQGEVEPLFTVRDTVAMGRYAHLGAWQREREEDVQAIDRAMQQCDVQQFATRWVPTLSGGERQRVRVARALAQETRVIVLDEPTTYLDIRHEMAMFEQVRRLREDGVTVVLVTHNLNLAARYADRMVLLRDGAIVATGTAAEVLTAERVAEVYEWPVDIEWHRDGAPQVVPQGASASLGGAA, encoded by the coding sequence ATGCGCGCAGCCTCCGCCCCCGAGTGGGTGCTCACCGACGTGCACTTCCGCCACCATGGTGCGACGCAGCCCACGCTGCGCGACATCACGCTGACCATCGACAGCGGGTTGCTCACCGTGATCATCGGCCCCAACGGCGCCGGCAAGAGCACGCTGATGCAGTTGCTGCTGGGCGTGGAGCGTCCCGGGCAGGGCCAGGTGCGTTTCCGTGGTGAAGAGATGCGCGCATGGCCGCGGCAGCGGCTCGCCCGGGAGATCGGCGTGGTGCCGCAAGGAGAAGTGGAACCGCTCTTCACGGTGCGTGACACGGTGGCCATGGGTCGGTATGCCCATCTCGGTGCGTGGCAGCGTGAGCGTGAGGAAGACGTGCAGGCCATCGATCGCGCCATGCAGCAATGTGACGTGCAGCAATTTGCGACGCGTTGGGTACCTACGCTCTCCGGCGGTGAACGTCAGCGCGTGCGCGTGGCGCGTGCCCTGGCGCAGGAAACCCGCGTGATCGTGCTCGACGAACCGACCACGTACCTCGACATCCGTCACGAGATGGCCATGTTCGAGCAGGTGCGTCGACTGCGCGAGGATGGTGTGACGGTGGTGCTGGTGACCCACAATCTGAACCTCGCCGCGCGTTATGCCGACCGCATGGTGCTGTTGCGCGACGGGGCCATCGTTGCCACAGGCACGGCGGCCGAGGTGTTGACCGCTGAGCGTGTGGCCGAAGTGTACGAATGGCCCGTGGATATCGAGTGGCACCGCGATGGTGCACCGCAGGTCGTGCCACAGGGCGCTTCGGCCAGTTTGGGCGGTGCGGCATGA
- a CDS encoding FecCD family ABC transporter permease — protein sequence MRLSSLAWRIPLLAALLAFTLLLALRLGAVQLTSAQVIQAVLGEGDPTYVNILHELRLPRAFQAALVGAALALSGTTYQALLRNPLAEPYVLGVSSGAAFGAVLSVVGGYSLRYIWALPTAAFVGALLAMFLVFRIAYSVGQRLDTRVLLLAGVVVGSFLVACIWLVLTFADDQSVRTAIYWMMGSHSGASWRSVSVLAVTVFPAFLVLLWLARSLNLLAIGESTAAYLGAEVERVKWIAFATATLLTAVSVAMSGTIGFVGLVVPHALRLLWGGDNQGLLPTAALAGAVFLVAADTAARTVAGANELPIGVVTALVGVPCFVWLLRRPSSQRVL from the coding sequence ATGCGGTTGTCTTCCCTCGCCTGGCGCATTCCGCTGCTGGCGGCCCTGCTGGCCTTCACGCTTCTGCTGGCCCTGCGTCTCGGCGCCGTCCAGCTCACGAGCGCGCAGGTGATTCAGGCCGTGTTGGGCGAAGGGGACCCGACGTACGTGAACATCCTGCACGAGCTGCGCTTGCCGCGGGCGTTTCAGGCCGCCTTGGTGGGTGCGGCACTGGCGTTGAGTGGTACGACCTATCAGGCGCTGCTACGCAATCCACTGGCCGAGCCGTATGTGCTGGGTGTGTCGAGTGGCGCCGCGTTTGGCGCCGTGCTCAGTGTCGTGGGCGGCTATTCGCTGCGCTACATCTGGGCGCTGCCCACGGCGGCGTTTGTGGGCGCGCTGCTGGCGATGTTCCTGGTGTTTCGCATCGCGTACTCCGTTGGCCAGCGTCTCGATACGCGCGTGCTGTTGCTGGCGGGCGTGGTGGTGGGATCGTTTCTGGTGGCCTGCATCTGGTTGGTGCTGACGTTCGCCGATGATCAGTCGGTGCGCACCGCTATCTATTGGATGATGGGCAGTCATTCGGGTGCGTCATGGCGCTCGGTGTCGGTGCTGGCGGTGACCGTGTTCCCGGCGTTTCTGGTGCTGCTGTGGTTGGCCCGCTCACTCAACTTGCTCGCAATCGGTGAGTCCACGGCGGCCTATCTGGGCGCAGAAGTGGAGCGCGTGAAGTGGATCGCGTTTGCCACCGCCACACTGCTCACGGCAGTATCGGTCGCGATGAGCGGCACGATCGGCTTTGTCGGCCTCGTGGTACCGCATGCCTTGCGTTTGTTGTGGGGTGGCGACAATCAAGGTCTGCTGCCCACGGCGGCATTGGCAGGTGCCGTGTTTCTCGTCGCGGCCGACACAGCCGCGCGCACGGTGGCTGGAGCCAACGAGTTACCGATTGGCGTGGTGACGGCGCTGGTGGGTGTGCCGTGTTTTGTGTGGTTGTTGCGGCGTCCCTCGAGCCAGCGTGTGCTGTGA
- a CDS encoding ABC transporter substrate-binding protein, whose amino-acid sequence MAMGCAACVLVACDKTAQQAAAAAADSTAISAASTAPVTVIDDAGRTVTLAQPARRVVSLIPSATETLLALGAAEQLIARTRYDVAPEVQHLPLVGGSVDPSIEMIVSLKPELVVSWESDKRQQFRERLTALGIPIFMLRTQDTTDVFRGLANLGALTGHTPDAQRVSTALRAQLEAVRSSVQTLKVPTVMYVVFNDPPMTAGPKTFIGQLITLAGGRSIFDDAATNWPNVTMEEIVRRDPDVVVVPVGEFKAQALSRLKVMQGWRNLRAIREGRVVAVPADLLSRPSPNIGLAAEVLRSAMHPQFPSPVAEPDSIPDRAPSRDSAVKN is encoded by the coding sequence ATGGCCATGGGCTGTGCGGCATGCGTGCTGGTCGCCTGCGACAAGACCGCGCAACAGGCCGCGGCCGCGGCTGCTGATTCAACGGCGATCTCCGCCGCGAGCACCGCACCGGTCACGGTGATCGATGATGCGGGCCGTACCGTCACGCTGGCACAACCGGCCCGTCGGGTGGTTTCGCTCATTCCCAGTGCCACCGAAACGCTACTGGCGCTCGGTGCCGCGGAACAGTTGATCGCGCGCACGCGCTACGACGTGGCGCCGGAGGTGCAGCACCTGCCACTGGTTGGCGGCAGTGTCGATCCGAGCATCGAGATGATCGTTTCGCTCAAGCCGGAGCTGGTGGTGTCGTGGGAATCCGACAAACGCCAGCAATTCCGCGAGCGGCTCACCGCGCTGGGCATCCCGATCTTCATGCTGCGCACGCAGGACACCACCGATGTGTTCCGCGGCCTCGCCAATCTCGGCGCGCTGACTGGTCACACCCCTGATGCGCAGCGTGTGTCCACCGCACTGCGTGCACAACTCGAAGCCGTGCGCAGTTCTGTGCAGACGCTCAAGGTGCCGACGGTCATGTACGTCGTGTTCAACGATCCACCGATGACCGCAGGACCAAAGACCTTCATCGGGCAACTGATCACGCTCGCCGGCGGCCGTTCGATTTTCGACGACGCCGCCACGAACTGGCCGAACGTCACGATGGAAGAAATCGTGCGTCGCGACCCGGATGTGGTGGTGGTGCCGGTAGGGGAGTTCAAGGCCCAGGCCCTTTCGCGCCTCAAGGTCATGCAGGGGTGGCGCAACCTGCGGGCCATCCGCGAAGGACGTGTAGTGGCCGTACCGGCCGACCTGCTCAGCCGTCCGAGCCCCAACATCGGGCTCGCGGCCGAAGTGCTGCGCAGTGCGATGCATCCGCAATTCCCGTCGCCGGTGGCGGAACCGGATTCCATTCCCGACCGAGCGCCATCGCGTGATTCGGCGGTGAAGAACTGA
- a CDS encoding cobyric acid synthase translates to MTTEDAAGMTGTHAARTQDMRQDTHHEDAHGNGRESAAPLGLVLMVQGTSSHAGKTTVVAALCRWFANAGYRVAPYKAQNMSNNAAVTADGREVGRAQAMQAVAARVPVTVDMNPVLLKPQSDRTSQVVVLGEPWITADAVDYYGRKQHLWPIVTDALDRLRAAFDVVVIEGAGSPAEINLAQYDIVNMRVARHANAPVLLVGDIERGGVFASLYGTHALLQPEERALIKAFVINKFRGDPSLLDPGFAMLEERTGVPTIGVLPWLDLRDIPEEDALEWRSATDHGNPDAPPAVLDIAVMRLPRVANLDEFQPLINEPGVRVRFVGDADSFGAPDLVIVPGTKSTLGDLAWLRERSLDACILAHRAEGGAVLGICGGLQMLGERIVDEHGVEQVGEAEGLGLLPLVTHFEARKITRRVKAQVIGAQTLFGADLRAAAPFDAYEIHMGRSTSTERGQAPLFALESAQGRSHDGSCSSDGLVVGTYLHGALEHAPLRRAMLTQLAARKGVELPASGAATSVDDALDRLATVVCSNLDMDAVFDMMGLRGTTT, encoded by the coding sequence GTGACCACCGAAGATGCTGCGGGCATGACGGGAACACACGCGGCCAGGACGCAGGACATGCGGCAGGACACACATCACGAAGATGCTCACGGCAATGGACGTGAGTCTGCGGCGCCACTTGGCCTCGTGCTCATGGTGCAGGGCACTTCGTCCCACGCCGGCAAGACCACGGTGGTTGCGGCGCTGTGCCGGTGGTTCGCCAATGCCGGCTATCGGGTGGCGCCATACAAGGCGCAGAACATGTCGAACAACGCCGCGGTGACAGCCGATGGTCGCGAGGTGGGTCGCGCACAGGCCATGCAGGCGGTTGCCGCGCGTGTACCCGTGACGGTCGACATGAATCCGGTGCTGCTCAAGCCACAGAGCGATCGCACGTCCCAGGTGGTGGTACTGGGCGAACCATGGATCACGGCGGATGCCGTGGACTACTATGGCCGCAAGCAACACTTGTGGCCCATTGTCACGGACGCCCTCGATCGACTGCGCGCCGCGTTCGATGTGGTGGTGATCGAAGGTGCCGGAAGTCCCGCCGAGATCAACCTGGCGCAGTACGATATCGTGAACATGCGGGTGGCCCGTCATGCCAATGCGCCGGTGCTGTTGGTGGGTGACATCGAACGTGGCGGCGTGTTTGCCTCGTTGTACGGCACACATGCGTTGCTGCAACCCGAAGAACGCGCGCTGATCAAGGCGTTCGTGATCAACAAATTCCGTGGCGATCCTTCACTGCTCGACCCGGGATTTGCGATGCTGGAAGAGCGCACGGGGGTGCCCACGATCGGTGTGCTGCCGTGGCTCGATCTCCGCGATATTCCCGAGGAAGACGCCCTCGAATGGCGCTCGGCGACCGATCATGGAAACCCCGATGCCCCGCCGGCGGTGCTCGATATCGCCGTCATGCGCCTGCCGCGCGTGGCGAATCTCGATGAGTTTCAGCCGCTCATCAACGAGCCCGGGGTGCGTGTGCGATTTGTGGGTGATGCCGATTCCTTCGGTGCACCCGACCTGGTCATTGTGCCCGGTACCAAGTCCACGCTCGGGGATCTCGCCTGGTTGCGCGAGCGATCACTCGATGCCTGCATCCTGGCACATCGGGCGGAAGGTGGTGCGGTGCTCGGGATCTGCGGTGGTTTGCAGATGTTGGGGGAGCGCATCGTGGACGAACACGGCGTGGAACAGGTGGGTGAAGCCGAGGGTCTCGGACTCTTGCCACTTGTGACCCACTTCGAAGCGCGAAAGATCACCCGCCGTGTGAAGGCGCAGGTGATCGGAGCGCAGACACTGTTCGGTGCTGATCTGCGTGCGGCCGCGCCCTTCGACGCCTATGAAATTCACATGGGGCGCAGCACCTCCACAGAGCGTGGGCAGGCACCGTTGTTTGCGCTGGAGAGTGCACAGGGCCGCTCCCACGACGGATCATGTTCCAGCGATGGCTTGGTGGTGGGGACCTACCTGCACGGCGCGCTCGAGCATGCGCCGTTGCGTCGCGCGATGCTCACCCAGCTCGCTGCGCGAAAGGGGGTCGAGTTGCCGGCATCCGGCGCCGCCACATCGGTCGACGATGCCCTCGATCGTCTGGCCACGGTGGTGTGCAGCAATCTCGATATGGATGCGGTGTTCGACATGATGGGTCTGCGCGGCACGACAACATGA
- the cobU gene encoding bifunctional adenosylcobinamide kinase/adenosylcobinamide-phosphate guanylyltransferase → MSADTTNMSGGSVRLLLGGVRAGKSGRAVALAEAQSDAALFFVATAQAFDDEMQQRIANHQAERSARWRTIEAPVSIVPAIDEALSAPHLFARRVVVIDCLTLWVSNLLLARADDELRDAEPYVAREVAALVTCMQHHADVQWVVVSNEVGLGIVPHTLLGRAYRDALGRANQLVAAAAGTVELMVAGIVLPLKGPSERH, encoded by the coding sequence ATGAGTGCCGACACCACCAACATGAGTGGCGGGTCGGTGCGCCTGCTGCTCGGCGGCGTACGGGCCGGCAAGAGTGGACGAGCCGTGGCGCTGGCCGAAGCGCAGAGCGATGCGGCGCTGTTTTTTGTGGCCACTGCGCAGGCGTTCGACGATGAGATGCAACAGCGCATCGCCAATCACCAGGCCGAGCGTAGTGCCCGGTGGCGCACGATCGAAGCGCCCGTGTCGATCGTGCCGGCCATCGATGAGGCGTTGTCCGCGCCGCATCTGTTTGCCCGGCGCGTCGTGGTCATCGACTGTCTCACGCTGTGGGTCAGCAATCTGCTGCTCGCACGGGCCGACGACGAACTGCGTGACGCCGAGCCGTACGTGGCTCGCGAGGTTGCAGCATTGGTGACCTGCATGCAGCACCACGCCGATGTGCAGTGGGTCGTAGTGAGCAATGAGGTGGGGCTGGGCATTGTGCCGCACACACTGTTGGGACGTGCCTATCGTGACGCACTTGGACGTGCGAATCAGCTCGTGGCGGCCGCTGCCGGCACCGTGGAGTTGATGGTGGCCGGCATCGTTCTGCCGCTCAAAGGTCCATCAGAGCGGCACTGA
- a CDS encoding CoA-binding protein, which produces METLDRNDMPSKVTPGPDDWRARLLDTPEQIDHILQQVKRVAVIGIKPREVGGPAHTVPAYMQQKGFDIVPVPVYYPEVTEILGVPVHRSLATVDPAADMVQLFRKSEDIPGHVEEILAAEPSVVWMQLGIRNAEAAERFARAGMLVVQDRCTYIELERAKR; this is translated from the coding sequence ATGGAGACGCTGGATCGGAACGATATGCCTTCGAAGGTAACCCCGGGGCCGGATGACTGGCGAGCACGGTTGCTCGACACGCCGGAACAGATCGACCACATCCTGCAACAGGTCAAACGTGTGGCGGTGATCGGGATCAAACCCCGTGAAGTCGGGGGCCCCGCCCATACGGTGCCCGCCTACATGCAGCAGAAAGGCTTCGACATCGTCCCCGTGCCCGTGTACTACCCGGAGGTGACAGAGATCCTGGGCGTGCCCGTGCACCGCTCTCTGGCCACCGTCGATCCGGCCGCCGATATGGTACAGCTCTTCCGGAAATCAGAGGACATTCCCGGGCACGTCGAGGAAATCCTCGCCGCCGAGCCATCGGTGGTCTGGATGCAACTCGGCATTCGGAACGCCGAAGCGGCCGAGCGTTTCGCGCGGGCAGGCATGCTGGTGGTGCAGGACCGCTGCACATACATCGAGCTCGAGCGGGCCAAGCGCTAA
- a CDS encoding saccharopine dehydrogenase family protein → MRVLVLGAGLQGTACAFDLLNDSRVKQVLLADLQLPALPRFLQDVAGSRLEPLALDVRDEQAVRAAFARCDGVLSAIPYYFNGTLARLAVESGVHFADLGGNTAIVQQQKQLDAEAKAKGISVIPDTGLAPGMVNVIAQHGIDQFDTVDSVKLFVGGLPQVPEPPLGYQIAYSIEGMVDYYTTPSLVVRGGQPTTVDALSELETVVFDESVGALEAFHTAGGLSTMVYRYAGQIPVMEYKTLRYPGHAAIMRSVRDLGLLGTEPVDVKGQHVAPRDVFVRVAGAALRKGKPDLVALRVVVTGITGGARTSRAWEVVDRYDSERGISAMMRTTGYTLAITGLLQMSGAIAAGVHTPDECIPPARYFEMLAARGILVREVDAV, encoded by the coding sequence ATGCGTGTGTTGGTTCTTGGCGCGGGGCTGCAAGGCACCGCGTGTGCGTTTGACCTGCTCAATGATTCACGTGTGAAGCAGGTCCTGCTGGCCGATCTGCAGTTGCCTGCACTACCCCGTTTCCTGCAGGATGTGGCAGGATCCCGTCTCGAGCCGCTGGCGCTGGATGTGCGCGATGAGCAGGCTGTACGCGCCGCCTTTGCGCGCTGCGATGGGGTGCTGAGCGCCATTCCCTACTATTTCAACGGCACGCTGGCCCGTCTTGCGGTCGAAAGCGGCGTGCATTTTGCCGACCTGGGCGGCAACACCGCCATTGTGCAGCAGCAGAAGCAGCTCGATGCCGAGGCCAAGGCCAAGGGGATCTCGGTCATTCCCGATACCGGTCTCGCACCGGGTATGGTGAATGTCATCGCGCAGCACGGCATCGATCAGTTCGATACGGTGGATTCCGTGAAGCTGTTCGTCGGCGGGTTGCCGCAGGTGCCGGAACCGCCGCTTGGCTACCAGATCGCGTATTCCATCGAAGGCATGGTGGACTACTACACGACACCGTCGTTGGTGGTACGCGGCGGACAGCCCACCACCGTCGATGCGCTCTCCGAACTCGAAACGGTGGTGTTCGATGAATCGGTGGGCGCGCTGGAGGCGTTTCACACCGCCGGTGGTTTGTCCACGATGGTGTATCGCTACGCCGGCCAGATCCCCGTGATGGAGTACAAGACACTGCGGTATCCGGGACATGCGGCCATCATGCGCAGTGTTCGTGATCTGGGCTTGCTGGGCACGGAGCCGGTGGATGTGAAGGGGCAGCACGTGGCGCCACGCGATGTGTTCGTGCGTGTCGCCGGCGCGGCGTTGCGCAAAGGCAAACCTGACCTGGTGGCATTGCGTGTCGTGGTCACGGGCATCACCGGTGGTGCACGCACGTCGCGGGCGTGGGAAGTCGTCGATCGCTATGACAGCGAACGGGGCATCTCGGCCATGATGCGCACGACGGGATACACCCTCGCGATCACCGGACTGCTGCAAATGTCGGGTGCCATCGCGGCAGGTGTGCACACCCCTGATGAGTGCATTCCACCTGCGCGCTACTTCGAGATGCTGGCCGCGCGCGGGATTCTCGTACGCGAAGTCGACGCGGTTTGA
- a CDS encoding methyl-accepting chemotaxis protein → MRHLLQISTIRARLLAGFGTSITLLVAAGVLGWFWLSRSNAQAEATVHDVTDRSEFVERATNIALRELVAGLRYLSTGTESDEQQYQGLTVQAEQLRRDAVSKSLLSAEERRRLETIGRLQATLEVRVATTRAWQLAQRTEEANRVLALTTKDIQAIETELQALRREARVGAGDAIDRMREGLRNAEASLVVVVTLAFGVAAFFGLSTARAITQPMVQLRDELMAIGAGDLRDPPYAAGSAHVAQEYAELIDAMRQARERLRLLFSRVQEEADQVTLAASELTASASSAAASSQHVTSAIMDISHGATMQLTSLNHAGETVKELAEAGATIGEAAEETDRVGREIRHTTNGARDQVQVAIDTLLGAREVVQASRDEMVAVRDATAVIDDFVNVISEIATQTNLLALNAAIEAARAGSAGRGFAVVAQEVRALAEQSAHAANEVTENVKRFRGRIASASTAVESGATRLRDAETVAEGVRSALARIEHAAAQVDGATARVTTAVEGNRRSLSQVQRSLYDARDTAEGHAAAAEEVAASTEQTSASAQEVSATAEMLQTASLRVRGLIGEFRT, encoded by the coding sequence ATGAGGCACCTCCTGCAGATCTCCACCATCCGCGCCCGACTGCTCGCGGGGTTTGGTACGTCGATCACCCTGCTCGTGGCGGCGGGTGTGTTGGGATGGTTCTGGCTCTCCCGCAGCAATGCGCAGGCCGAGGCCACCGTCCATGACGTCACGGATCGTTCCGAGTTCGTGGAGCGCGCCACCAACATCGCGCTGCGCGAACTCGTGGCCGGACTGCGCTACCTCAGCACCGGCACGGAGAGCGATGAACAGCAGTACCAGGGTCTCACCGTGCAGGCGGAGCAACTGCGTCGTGACGCGGTGTCCAAGAGCCTGTTGAGCGCCGAGGAACGGCGTCGACTCGAAACCATCGGCCGATTGCAGGCCACCCTCGAGGTGCGCGTGGCGACGACCCGTGCGTGGCAGTTGGCGCAGCGTACGGAGGAAGCCAACCGTGTACTGGCCCTCACCACCAAAGACATCCAGGCCATCGAGACGGAGCTGCAGGCACTGCGTCGTGAGGCACGGGTGGGCGCTGGTGATGCGATCGATCGTATGCGGGAAGGACTTCGCAATGCAGAAGCCAGTCTGGTCGTGGTGGTGACATTGGCATTTGGTGTGGCGGCCTTCTTTGGCCTCTCGACCGCGCGAGCCATCACGCAGCCCATGGTACAACTGCGCGACGAACTCATGGCCATTGGTGCAGGTGACCTGCGCGACCCGCCCTATGCGGCCGGCTCCGCTCACGTTGCGCAGGAGTACGCCGAACTGATCGACGCCATGCGGCAGGCCCGCGAACGTCTGCGCCTGCTCTTCTCCCGCGTGCAGGAAGAAGCGGATCAGGTCACACTCGCAGCCAGCGAGCTCACCGCGTCGGCCTCCTCCGCCGCCGCGTCGTCACAGCATGTCACGTCGGCCATCATGGACATCTCCCATGGTGCGACGATGCAGCTCACCTCGCTGAACCATGCCGGCGAAACTGTGAAGGAGCTCGCGGAGGCCGGAGCCACGATCGGTGAAGCAGCGGAAGAAACCGACCGCGTGGGGCGCGAGATTCGGCACACCACAAACGGTGCACGCGACCAGGTACAGGTCGCGATCGACACCCTGCTCGGTGCGCGCGAGGTGGTACAGGCATCGCGCGACGAGATGGTGGCCGTGCGTGACGCCACCGCGGTGATCGATGACTTTGTCAATGTCATCTCGGAGATCGCCACACAAACCAATCTGCTGGCACTGAACGCGGCCATCGAAGCGGCACGGGCCGGCAGTGCGGGTCGCGGGTTTGCGGTCGTGGCGCAGGAAGTGCGCGCGCTGGCCGAACAGAGCGCCCACGCGGCCAATGAAGTCACCGAAAACGTGAAGCGATTCCGCGGCCGCATCGCCAGCGCGTCAACCGCAGTGGAATCTGGTGCGACACGACTGCGTGATGCAGAAACCGTTGCCGAGGGTGTGCGGAGCGCGCTCGCTCGCATCGAACACGCAGCGGCCCAGGTCGACGGCGCCACAGCCCGCGTGACCACGGCGGTGGAGGGCAATCGCCGATCACTGAGTCAGGTGCAGCGCTCGCTGTACGATGCACGCGACACAGCAGAAGGGCATGCCGCTGCAGCCGAAGAAGTGGCCGCGAGCACCGAGCAGACATCGGCGTCGGCGCAGGAAGTGTCCGCGACCGCGGAAATGCTGCAGACAGCCAGCCTGCGTGTGCGCGGACTGATCGGCGAGTTCCGCACATGA